The Glycine soja cultivar W05 chromosome 8, ASM419377v2, whole genome shotgun sequence genome has a window encoding:
- the LOC114423523 gene encoding cleavage and polyadenylation specificity factor subunit CG7185-like produces the protein MDEGEGGDPMDQFHRNEAISAVADDGFLGEEDDDYEDLYNDVNVGEGFLQSLRKNEDSGFRNDVVEDKKPLQQPDQDPVVGVSIPGVGGGGGSGVVEGRVSGNVDGLQNQGFRGGNSGGGGGSGGLKVELGQPSGKLSEIEEQGGNDGTDVQGIGQQPHGGVVGSVGNEGLVRQGQGGGGGAGNVNRVGGNGVGNSVSTVNSVNTGGGGGVVVVGGGAPPGGGGGTILFVGDLHWWTTDAELEAELSKYGSVKEVKFFDEKASGKSKGYCQVEFYEAFAATACKEGMNGHVFNGRPCVVAFASPFTVKKMGEAQINRNQQMNQTAVPQGRRGPADAGAKPGGSNISTGGNYQGGDGNRSYGRGGGGNWGRGNNPGMGNRGPINPMRNRGGGMGGRGIMGNGGNGFGQGMGATPPLLHPQSMMNQGFDPAFGPMGRMGSYGGFPGAPTPPFSGILPSFPGVGGVGLPGVAPHVNPAFFGRGMPVNGMGMMPGSGMDGPNMGMWSDPNMGGWGGEEPGGGKAGESSYGEEAASDHQYGEVSHDRAGWPMREKDRGSERDWSGTSERRYRDDRDQGYDRDAPKEKDMGHDHEWSERRHRDDRETGRERSRDRDRERSRDRDRDRERDYRERDRHKEDRDRYADHHRYRDREAEHDDEWERGRSSKPHSKSRLSQEEEHHSRPRDADYGKRRRLTSE, from the coding sequence ATGGACGAAGGTGAGGGAGGCGATCCCATGGATCAGTTCCACCGTAACGAGGCTATATCCGCTGTAGCTGACGACGGTTTCTTGGGCGAGGAGGACGACGATTACGAGGATCTTTACAACGATGTTAATGTCGGCGAAGGGTTTCTTCAATCGTTGCGGAAGAACGAGGATTCGGGGTTTCGGAACGACGTCGTCGAGGACAAGAAGCCGCTGCAGCAGCCGGATCAGGATCCCGTTGTCGGGGTTTCGATACCGGGTGTCGGTGGTGGCGGTGGAAGTGGAGTTGTGGAAGGCAGGGTTTCTGGGAATGTTGATGGGTTACAGAATCAAGGGTTTAGAGGGGGTAATTCTGGTGGAGGAGGTGGATCAGGTGGGCTTAAGGTTGAATTAGGGCAGCCATCTGGGAAATTGAGTGAAATTGAGGAGCAGGGTGGGAATGATGGTACTGATGTGCAGGGGATTGGGCAGCAACCACATGGTGGAGTTGTTGGGAGTGTCGGGAATGAGGGTTTGGTGAGACAAGGTcaaggtggtggaggaggagcagGGAATGTTAATAGGGTTGGTGGAAATGGTGTTGGGAATAGTGTGAGTACTGTTAATAGTGTTAATACTGGAGGAGGTGgaggtgttgttgttgttggtggtggtgcTCCTCCTGGTGGTGGTGGGGGTACCATACTATTTGTGGGTGACTTGCATTGGTGGACTACTGATGCTGAGCTGGAAGCTGAGCTTTCCAAGTATGGGTCTGTGAAGGAGGTGAAGTTTTTCGATGAGAAGGCCAGTGGGAAATCAAAGGGGTATTGCCAGGTTGAGTTTTATGAAGCTTTTGCTGCGACTGCTTGTAAGGAAGGGATGAATGGGCATGTTTTTAATGGGAGACCTTGTGTTGTTGCATTTGCATCGCCTTTTACGGTTAAGAAAATGGGGGAGGCTCAGATAAACAGGAATCAGCAGATGAACCAAACTGCTGTTCCTCAGGGAAGGAGGGGACCTGCTGATGCAGGGGCTAAGCCTGGTGGGAGTAATATTTCGACAGGTGGTAATTACCAAGGTGGAGATGGAAATAGAAGTTatggaagaggaggaggaggtaaTTGGGGGAGAGGAAATAATCCTGGTATGGGGAATAGAGGGCCTATTAATCCAATGAGGAACAGGGGTGGTGGCATGGGTGGGAGAGGTATAATGGGTAATGGTGGAAATGGGTTTGGACAGGGTATGGGTGCTACTCCACCACTGTTGCATCCTCAGTCCATGATGAATCAGGGTTTTGATCCTGCATTTGGCCCCATGGGTAGAATGGGTAGTTACGGAGGCTTTCCCGGTGCTCCGACACCACCATTCTCTGGGATTTTGCCTTCATTCCCTGGTGTTGGAGGTGTTGGTTTGCCTGGAGTGGCACCTCATGTTAATCCAGCCTTTTTTGGAAGAGGGATGCCTGTTAATGGTATGGGGATGATGCCCGGATCAGGCATGGATGGTCCTAATATGGGAATGTGGTCAGATCCAAATATGGGTGGATGGGGTGGTGAAGAGCCTGGTGGTGGGAAGGCTGGAGAGTCCAGTTATGGGGAGGAAGCTGCATCTGACCATCAGTATGGTGAGGTGAGTCATGATAGAGCTGGGTGGCCTATGAGGGAGAAAGATAGAGGCTCGGAAAGAGACTGGTCTGGTACTTCTGAGAGAAGGTACAGAGATGATAGAGATCAAGGATATGACAGAGATGCACCTAAAGAAAAAGACATGGGCCATGACCATGAATGGTCTGAAAGAAGGCATCGTGATGATAGAGAAACGGGCCGAGAACGATCTCGTGATCGTGACCGTGAACGATCTCGAGACCGTGATCGTGACCGCGAAAGGGATTACCGTGAGCGTGACAGGCACAAAGAAGATAGGGACAGGTATGcagatcatcacaggtacagaGACCGGGAAGCAGAACACGATGATGAGTGGGAGAGGGGACGATCATCAAAGCCTCACAGTAAGTCACGGTTATCGCAAGAGGAGGAACACCATTCTAGGCCAAGAGATGCTGATTATGGGAAGAGGCGGCGGCTTACTTCTGAATAA
- the LOC114423524 gene encoding classical arabinogalactan protein 4-like, translating to MMMVNKFLPLFVFALFFTSLCSVRADNAPAPSPKSSPSPPTAKPPSPATHPAPPAKSPTLSPPSQSPAVSPSGSTPPPATNPPAKSPATQPPSSVPPASSPSNNNVSSPPAPSPATPPPTMAPVSSPVGAPPVAEAPTPESSTGIPSSAVPAGSPITLPSTSASPGTAPASSSPESSQGSVGDDSGSSSNFGAPMVLGGVALWVALAMI from the coding sequence ATGATGATGGTGAATAAGTTTCTTCCACTCTTTGTATTCGCATTGTTCTTCACATCTTTGTGTTCGGTTCGCGCAGACAATGCTCCTGCCCCTTCACCCAAGTCATCCCCCTCTCCGCCGACCGCCAAACCACCCTCTCCGGCGACCCATCCGGCGCCTCCTGCAAAGTCTCCGACTTTATCACCGCCTTCACAATCTCCGGCGGTTTCTCCATCTGGTTCCACCCCGCCGCCGGCGACTAACCCTCCGGCGAAGTCTCCGGCCACTCAGCCCCCATCGTCGGTTCCTCCGGCTTCCAGCCCATCCAACAACAATGTTTCTTCGCCGCCGGCTCCGTCCCCAGCGACTCCTCCGCCGACGATGGCTCCGGTGAGTTCTCCAGTCGGGGCTCCGCCAGTGGCAGAGGCGCCTACGCCGGAATCTTCTACCGGAATTCCTTCATCGGCCGTGCCGGCAGGTTCACCAATCACACTACCATCCACCAGTGCCTCGCCGGGAACTGCGCCGGCGAGTTCTTCGCCGGAAAGTTCACAGGGTTCGGTTGGTGATGATTCGGGTTCAAGTTCCAATTTCGGGGCTCCGATGGTGTTGGGTGGCGTGGCACTTTGGGTCGCTTTGGCTATGATCTGA
- the LOC114424439 gene encoding 4-coumarate--CoA ligase-like 1, whose protein sequence is MGTYVENFASEEEHVFRSQYSSVPVPDNVTLPEFVLQNAELYADKVAFVDAVTGKGVTFSEVVRGVHRFSKALRSLGLRKGLVVIVVLPNVVEYAIVALGIMAAGGVFSGANPTSHVSEIKKQAESADAKLIVTNVTNYEKVKALELPIIVLGDEVVEGAMNWNKLLEAADRAGDDLAREPIQQNDLCAMPFSSGTTGMSKGVMLTHRNLVANLCSTLFGVTKEMEGQVTTLGLIPFFHIYGITGICCATLKSKGKVVVMGRFELKTFLNALITHEVTFAPIVPPIILTLVKNPIVDEFDLRKLKLQAIMTAAAPLAPELLNAFEHKFPGVAVQEAYGLTEHSCITLTYVQKGLGSTNKNSVGFILPNLEVKFVDPDTGRSLPRNTPGELCVRSQCVMQGYYKQEDETAQTIDKNGWLHTGDIGFIDDEENVFIVDRIKELIKYKGFQVAPAELEAILLSHSSVEDAAVVPLPDEETGEIPAASVILSPGAKESEEDIMNYVASNAAHYKKVRVVHFVDAIPKSPSGKIMRRLVKEKMVEKMKTKSLTKSKNI, encoded by the exons ATGGGAACCTATGTGGAAAATTTCGCAAGTGAGGAGGAACATGTCTTTCGTAGCCAATACTCATCTGTCCCTGTCCCTGACAATGTGACATTGCCGGAATTCGTGCTCCAAAATGCTGAATTGTATGCAGACAAGGTTGCATTTGTGGATGCTGTGACTGGAAAAGGGGTTACTTTTAGTGAGGTGGTGAGGGGTGTACACAGGTTTTCAAAGGCCTTAAGATCTCTTGGTCTGAGGAAAGGCCTTGTTGTGATTGTAGTGCTTCCAAATGTGGTAGAGTATGCCATTGTTGCTTTGGGGATAATGGCTGCTGGTGGGGTGTTCTCAGGTGCAAATCCAACATCACATGTATCAGAAATTAAGAAGCAGGCAGAGTCTGCTGATGccaaattaattgtcacaaatgTCACAAACTATGAAAAG GTGAAGGCTTTGGAGCTACCTATTATTGTGCTAGGAGATGAAGTTGTTGAAGGTGCCATGAATTGGAACAAGTTGCTTGAAGCAGCAGACCGTGCAGGTGATGATTTGGCAAGGGAGCCTATTCAGCAGAATGATCTTTGTGCCATGCCATTCTCATCAGGCACCACAGGAATGTCAAAGGGTGTGATGCTCACTCATAGAAATCTAGTGGCTAATCTTTGCTCTACACTCTTTGGTGTGACCAAAGAAATGGAGGGTCAGGTCACCACACTAGGCTTGATTCCCTTCTTTCACATTTATGGCATCACTGGAATATGTTGTGCCACTCTTAAGAGCAAAGGGAAAGTTGTGGTGATGGGAAGGTTTGAGTTGAAAACATTTCTTAATGCCTTGATCACTCATGAGGTCACATTTGCACCCATTGTGCCCCCTATCATTCTCACCTTGGTGAAAAATCCAATAGTGGATGAATTTGACCTCAGAAAGCTAAAACTCCAGGCCATTATGACTGCAGCAGCTCCACTTGCACCAGAACTCCTTAATGCTTTTGAACATAAGTTCCCTGGCGTTGCTGTCCAAGAG GCATATGGACTAACTGAGCATAGCTGCATCACACTCACTTATGTACAAAAAGGATTGGGAAGTACTAATAAAAACTCAGTGGGATTCATCCTCCCAAATTTGGAAGTCAAGTTTGTTGATCCTGACACTGGTCGATCCCTCCCAAGGAACACACCCGGGGAACTCTGTGTAAGAAGCCAATGTGTAATGCAAG GTTACTATAAACAGGAGGATGAGACTGCCCAAACCATTGACAAGAATGGATGGCTTCACACAGGTGACATAGGATTCATAGATGATGAAGAAAATGTATTTATCGTTGATCGTATCAAGGAGTTGATTAAGTACAAAGGCTTCCAA GTTGCTCCTGCAGAGTTAGAGGCCATATTGCTAAGCCATTCATCAGTTGAAGATGCAGCTGTAGTGCC ATTACCAGATGAAGAGACAGGGGAAATCCCAGCTGCAAGTGTTATTTTGAGCCCAGGTGCAAAAGAGAGTGAGGAGGACATCATGAACTATGTTGCCTCCAATGCTGCACATTACAAGAAAGTGAGAGTGGTGCACTTTGTGGATGCCATACCAAAGTCACCCTCTGGGAAAATAATGAGAAGGCTTGTCaaagagaagatggtggaaaagaTGAAGACTAAGTCCTTAACAAAATCTAAGAACATCTAA
- the LOC114424226 gene encoding MATH domain and coiled-coil domain-containing protein At3g58270-like produces the protein MSETTKQFNATEIAWGFPKFIHLDELNDSSSGFMVNDTCIIEVQILVSKSEQENQVDQQVNKIDDNHDIDKPIKHTDIFLPKETFPTSFGELVDFQGLGKIEQAFVPLLEEVFSRHPSLIDCQQKRSGRFVEWAFTALGRVLHFLKTKKVKDMDGDACNNLQIFWEELKMFRFDLTWLEPHVQSALAMKTCIERAVRVKRTREDVTALEMETKRLKAKMIQAEVDLEIARRDFVKAKEGFEECDLDAELGYGEP, from the coding sequence ATGTCAGAAACTACAAAACAGTTCAATGCAACAGAAATTGCTTGGGGTTTTCCAAAATTCATACACTTAGATGAACTTAATGACTCTAGCAGTGGGTTTATGGTGAATGATACTTGTATAATTGAAGTTCAGATTTTGGTCAGCAAGTCAGAACAGGAGAATCAAGTAGATCAACAAGTTAACAAGATTGATGATAATCATGATATTGATAAGCCTATTAAACACACAGATATCTTCTTACCCAAGGAAACGTTCCCAACCTCATTTGGTGAGCTAGTTGATTTCCAAGGCTTAGGGAAAATAGAACAAGCTTTTGTTCCATTGTTAGAAGAAGTATTTTCTCGACATCCCTCACTCATTGATTGTCAGCAAAAAAGAAGTGGCAGGTTTGTTGAATGGGCATTCACAGCTTTGGGTCGAGTTTTACATTTTCTCAAGACTAAAAAGGTGAAAGATATGGATGGTGATGCTTGCAATAATCTTCAAATTTTTTGGGAGGAATTGAAGatgtttagatttgatttgacttGGCTGGAACCTCATGTTCAATCTGCCTTGGCTATGAAAACTTGTATTGAGAGAGCTGTTCGGGTGAAAAGGACGAGGGAGGATGTGACTGCTTTAGAGATGGAAACAAAGAGGTTGAAGGCAAAGATGATTCAAGCAGAGGTAGATCTTGAAATAGCAAGAAGAGACTTCGTGAAAGCAAAAGAAGGCTTTGAAGAGTGCGATTTGGATGCTGAACTAGGCTATGGAGAACCATAA
- the LOC114423525 gene encoding fasciclin-like arabinogalactan protein 1 translates to MQLLRPLLAAALLLLATLSDAHNITSILAKHPELSTFNHYLTLTHLAPEINGKTTITVCAVDNAAMSDLLSKHPSIYTVKNVLSLHVLLDYFGAKKLHQITNGTALAATMYQATGTAPGSAGFVNITDLHGGKVAFAPENNDGTLSSTFVKSVEEIPYNISVIQISKVLPSAAAEAPAPAPTQQNLTNIMSKHGCKVFADTLSAQPDALNTFNDNLDGGLTVFCPLDDAFKAFLPKFKNLTKSGKAALLEFHAVPVYQSKATLKSNNGLQNTLATDGANKFDFTVQNDGEDVTLKTKLTTAKITDTLIDEQPLAIFAINKVLQPKELFKGEAEAPAPAPEPSAADAPAPAKKGKKKKKAADAPADDSDAPADSPDDAADVTADDSNDAVRRNGGRYGGGVVALVLSLVFGLPLML, encoded by the coding sequence ATGCAGCTCCTCCGGCCACTGCTCGCGGCGGCGCTGCTCCTCCTCGCCACCCTCTCCGACGCGCACAACATCACCAGCATCCTCGCAAAGCACCCCGAGCTCTCCACCTTCAACCACTACCTCACCCTCACCCACCTCGCCCCCGAAATCAACGGCAAAACCACCATCACCGTCTGCGCCGTCGACAACGCCGCCATGTCGGACCTTCTCTCGAAGCACCCCTCCATCTACACCGTCAAGAACGTCCTCTCCCTCCACGTCCTCCTCGACTACTTCGGCGCCAAGAAGCTCCACCAGATCACCAACGGCACCGCCCTCGCCGCCACAATGTACCAAGCCACCGGCACCGCCCCCGGATCCGCCGGCTTCGTCAACATCACCGACCTCCACGGCGGAAAAGTCGCATTCGCCCCTGAAAACAACGACGGCACACTCTCCTCAACGTTCGTCAAATCGGTGGAAGAAATCCCTTACAACATCTCCGTAATTCAGATCAGTAAGGTTCTCCCCTCTGCCGCAGCGGAAGCCCCTGCACCCGCACCCACCCAACAAAACCTCACCAACATTATGTCAAAACACGGTTGCAAAGTCTTCGCCGACACTCTCTCTGCTCAACCCGACGCTCTCAACACCTTCAATGACAACCTCGACGGTGGCTTAACCGTCTTTTGCCCCCTCGACGACGCGTTTAAAGCCTTTCTCCCCAAATTCAAAAACCTAACAAAATCTGGTAAGGCCGCGCTTCTTGAATTCCACGCTGTTCCGGTTTACCAGTCCAAAGCTACTCTCAAATCCAATAACGGACTTCAGAACACTCTCGCCACTGATGGCGCCAACAAGTTTGACTTCACCGTTCAAAACGACGGTGAAGATGTTACTCTGAAGACGAAGCTTACAACTGCCAAGATCACCGACACTTTGATTGATGAACAGCCGCTTGCGATTTTTGCTATTAATAAGGTGCTTCAGCCTAAGGAGTTATTTAAGGGTGAGGCGGAGGCTCCGGCGCCGGCGCCGGAGCCTTCTGCCGCCGACGCTCCTGCGCCGGCGAAgaaggggaagaagaagaagaaggcggCTGATGCGCCGGCGGATGATTCTGATGCTCCTGCTGATTCTCCCGATGACGCTGCCGATGTGACCGCCGATGATAGTAACGACGCCGTTAGACGTAACGGCGGGAGGTACGGTGGTGGTGTTGTTGCCTTGGTTTTGAGTTTGGTTTTTGGGTTACCGTTAATGCTTTGA